The Lepeophtheirus salmonis chromosome 1, UVic_Lsal_1.4, whole genome shotgun sequence genome has a segment encoding these proteins:
- the LOC121131997 gene encoding uncharacterized protein, translating into MSPLRRQTLSPSLQPSSSPMALLIQTCKSIGDSLEQREHGPLLDHHPSPPSSRRVIRRRLDKQTRTHRSASSTLRLWRHPPSGCDDAFCRNAACPTHIRYQQLLSAAAGSYYYFGGVSNEDQSLLQRLQQRQRTLAAAMALASSTSSTSNVPQLHICNWLFNNNQYCGQRFLSSQDLFVHLETHALSNNGILQDNDYGYYQNNIVGPKTTSGTLPEFSFISPLSTILN; encoded by the exons ATGAGTCCTCTTCGTCGCCAGACTCTGTCTCCGTCCCTCCagccttcttcttctcctatgGCCCTCCTTATACAAACATGCAAATCCATAGGAGACTCCCTTGAACAAAGGGAACATGGACCATTATTGGATCACCACCCTTCACCTCCTTCTTCACGAAGAGTGATTCGTAGACGATTAGATAAGCAAACACGGACGCATAGATCGGCTTCTAGTACGCTGAGGCTATGGCGGCATCCTCCGAGTGGATGTGACGACGCCTTTTGTCGAAATGCGGCATGTCCAACACATATACGTTATCAACAGCTTTTATCAGCTGCCGCAGGGTCGTATTACTACTTTGGGGGAGTTTCAAATGAGGACCAGAGCTTGCTTCAAAGGCTTCAGCAACGACAAAGAACGCTCGCTGCCGCAATGGCCCTAGCCTCGTCTACTTCCTCCACTTCGAATGTACCTCAACTCCATATTTGTAATTGGCTATTTAATA ataatCAGTATTGCGGACAAAGGTTCCTCTCTTCCCAAGACTTATTTGTACATCTCGAAACCCATGCATTGTCAAATAATGGAATACTACAAGACAATGACTATGGTtactatcaaaataatatagtCGGCCCAAAGACGACATCCGGAACACTTCCCgagttttcatttatttctccCTTgtcaactattttaaattaa